From the Paenibacillus sp. FSL H8-0548 genome, one window contains:
- a CDS encoding right-handed parallel beta-helix repeat-containing protein, producing the protein MVLKQQLEAAAEFYVSTNGDDSHSGERHSPFATIERAILAVRGIKDKMKGPINVYVRGGTYYLEKPLEFNPEDSGTEACQITYQAYPGETPTISGGQLVKGKWETYRDGIMMCNLDNYSYNGSAFTQLFVNGKRQTRARFPTTGYLHPNSTDLEWPHQFIHYDPKTFTSRQWAKPQEAVMHIFPTSEWGNLQWALSDLDEQTHKIQLGRGGFQINEMMQGQNASGINEHSRYYIENVFEELDSPGEWYLNHELGKLYWFPQAGADIQCAIVEAPRLKQVIVFRGTQDRPVHHITISGFRIAHTMSTFLELYEAPSLGDWALHRGGAVYMEGAEDCVLEHCFMDAVGGNAVFLNQYNRRNKIYGNRIMDAGDSGVCLVGSKIHTLGSQYAYPAENVVSNNLIHHIGVFGKQTAGVFLSVSKNNWISHNHIHHVPRAAICINDGTWGGHIIEFNDIHNTVLETGDHGPFNSWGRDRFWCLNQSHGPDSHGAGQVKLDAQKPVIIRNNRFKDDKGWGIDLDDGSSNYHVYNNLCIGISIKLREGDYRLVENNIFVNAANPPGIHIGYEHNSDRFVRNIIVMNSEMDRPEADIDFKNEQSNGAIYKFIGPPIDGKWLQELDYNLFYNDIGEFKAIIHYRPLRTRTEQFNLEQWKELGWDTHSVYANPLFRAADQGDYSVLPESPALKLGFKNFPMDRFGLLPDFRGK; encoded by the coding sequence ATGGTGCTTAAACAACAGTTAGAAGCAGCGGCGGAATTTTATGTTTCAACTAATGGAGACGATTCTCACTCAGGAGAGAGGCACTCGCCTTTTGCAACAATAGAAAGAGCGATTCTTGCTGTACGTGGTATAAAAGATAAGATGAAAGGTCCCATTAACGTATATGTCAGAGGAGGGACGTATTATTTGGAAAAACCTCTGGAGTTTAATCCAGAGGATTCAGGAACTGAAGCATGTCAAATTACTTACCAGGCCTATCCTGGTGAAACTCCAACAATAAGCGGCGGGCAACTGGTGAAGGGAAAATGGGAAACTTATCGGGACGGAATTATGATGTGCAATCTGGACAACTATTCTTATAATGGTTCGGCATTCACACAATTGTTCGTGAACGGCAAGAGGCAAACAAGAGCACGTTTTCCGACAACAGGTTACCTGCATCCGAATTCAACAGATTTAGAATGGCCCCACCAGTTCATCCATTATGACCCAAAGACATTTACATCCCGACAATGGGCTAAGCCCCAAGAAGCGGTTATGCATATCTTCCCTACATCAGAATGGGGAAACTTGCAATGGGCATTAAGTGATCTAGATGAACAGACGCATAAGATTCAATTAGGCCGTGGCGGCTTTCAAATCAATGAAATGATGCAAGGCCAAAATGCGAGCGGCATCAACGAACATTCGCGCTATTACATTGAGAATGTGTTTGAGGAATTGGACTCTCCAGGTGAGTGGTATTTGAATCATGAATTAGGAAAGCTGTACTGGTTTCCTCAGGCCGGAGCGGATATTCAATGTGCGATAGTGGAAGCACCTCGTCTCAAGCAGGTTATTGTGTTCAGAGGCACGCAGGATCGTCCTGTCCATCATATTACGATTTCAGGGTTTCGAATAGCCCATACTATGAGCACATTCTTGGAGTTATATGAGGCACCTTCGCTAGGAGACTGGGCCCTGCACCGTGGGGGAGCAGTTTACATGGAGGGTGCTGAGGATTGTGTTCTCGAGCATTGCTTTATGGATGCTGTTGGAGGCAATGCAGTATTCCTCAATCAATATAATCGAAGGAACAAGATTTATGGCAATCGAATAATGGATGCAGGTGATAGCGGAGTCTGTCTTGTAGGTTCTAAAATTCATACCTTAGGCAGTCAATATGCGTATCCTGCCGAAAACGTAGTTTCTAATAACTTAATTCATCACATCGGCGTATTTGGTAAGCAGACAGCTGGTGTGTTTCTTTCAGTCAGCAAAAATAATTGGATAAGCCATAATCATATTCATCATGTTCCACGCGCCGCTATTTGTATAAACGACGGCACATGGGGCGGGCATATTATCGAATTTAATGATATTCATAATACCGTGCTGGAAACAGGGGATCACGGGCCTTTCAACTCATGGGGAAGAGATCGTTTCTGGTGCCTGAACCAATCTCATGGACCAGATTCTCATGGCGCGGGTCAAGTCAAGCTCGATGCCCAGAAGCCAGTGATCATTAGGAATAATCGATTTAAAGACGATAAGGGCTGGGGAATTGATTTAGATGATGGTTCTTCAAACTATCATGTTTATAATAATTTATGTATAGGCATATCTATTAAGCTGCGTGAAGGCGATTATCGCTTGGTAGAGAATAATATATTTGTTAATGCTGCTAACCCACCAGGCATTCATATCGGTTATGAACATAATTCAGATCGCTTTGTTCGGAATATTATCGTCATGAATTCTGAAATGGATCGACCCGAGGCTGATATTGACTTTAAGAATGAGCAGTCGAACGGAGCAATCTATAAGTTCATTGGACCTCCTATAGATGGCAAGTGGCTGCAGGAATTGGACTACAATCTCTTCTATAATGATATAGGGGAATTTAAAGCTATTATTCACTATCGACCTTTGAGGACAAGGACAGAGCAATTCAATTTGGAGCAGTGGAAGGAGCTTGGTTGGGATACACATTCAGTCTACGCTAATCCGTTATTTCGCGCAGCTGATCAGGGTGACTACTCCGTGCTTCCGGAGTCTCCAGCGCTTAAGCTAGGCTTTAAGAATTTTCCAATGGATAGATTCGGACTTTTGCCAGACTTTAGGGGGAAGTAA
- a CDS encoding alpha-L-fucosidase, translated as MTIREVYADITIENLVSTKETSGGAAGNKANKEEEFRDLAFGMFIHWSLDSVMGSTVSHWMCGAEERLIDQFIEDKPKEFNPKYFDADDIADLARQAGMKYMCFTTKHHNGFCMYDTHTTDFNIMNTPFQRDITKEIVEAFRRKSIVPGFYFSPFDFLWNYKKGHEMHFATPEVLPKNNPELMEYNQAQLRELLTNYGDIGLVFFDGPPEGLKEMVWDIQPECLVTRGEMQTPENNNPTEPMDFAWEACYFMGDSWGYKPYKDNYRSPMELIELLIKTRAMGGNLLLNVAPDSKGRIPKEQEEILREIGLFLFFNQEAIYKVRPWKVLNEGNIWYLKAKDENTVYAFVLGEAWNHGCDFKTKMENWKHITIKGVRATEASQIELVGQTGRVLEHRPDINPKAKWDQDENGLHIQAMLTYRPYDNRQWPYPVAIRITNVEM; from the coding sequence ATGACTATAAGAGAAGTATACGCAGATATAACTATTGAAAACCTAGTGTCCACAAAGGAAACAAGTGGAGGAGCTGCAGGTAATAAAGCCAATAAGGAAGAAGAGTTTCGCGATCTTGCTTTTGGAATGTTTATACATTGGAGCTTGGACAGTGTAATGGGTTCTACCGTTAGTCATTGGATGTGTGGTGCGGAGGAACGCTTAATCGATCAGTTTATTGAGGATAAGCCGAAGGAATTCAATCCTAAATACTTCGACGCTGATGATATCGCAGATCTGGCAAGACAGGCAGGTATGAAATATATGTGCTTTACAACGAAGCACCATAATGGTTTTTGCATGTACGATACACATACCACAGACTTTAATATTATGAATACACCCTTTCAAAGAGATATTACGAAGGAAATCGTAGAAGCTTTTCGCCGAAAATCCATTGTGCCTGGATTCTATTTTTCACCCTTTGATTTCCTATGGAATTATAAGAAAGGACACGAAATGCATTTTGCGACACCGGAGGTTCTACCGAAAAATAATCCTGAGTTGATGGAATATAACCAAGCCCAGCTGAGAGAATTGTTAACAAACTATGGTGATATAGGACTTGTATTTTTTGACGGACCACCTGAAGGGTTAAAGGAGATGGTTTGGGATATACAGCCTGAGTGCCTTGTTACCAGAGGTGAAATGCAAACTCCGGAAAATAACAATCCTACAGAGCCAATGGATTTTGCATGGGAAGCCTGTTATTTTATGGGGGACAGCTGGGGGTATAAGCCATATAAAGACAATTATAGATCGCCGATGGAGCTTATAGAGCTGCTTATAAAAACTAGAGCAATGGGAGGTAACCTCCTTCTAAATGTAGCACCTGATTCTAAAGGTAGAATACCAAAAGAACAAGAAGAAATATTGCGTGAAATTGGACTGTTTTTATTTTTTAATCAAGAGGCCATTTACAAGGTTCGACCCTGGAAGGTATTGAATGAAGGAAACATATGGTACTTAAAGGCGAAGGATGAAAACACCGTATATGCTTTCGTATTGGGAGAAGCATGGAATCATGGATGTGATTTCAAGACTAAGATGGAAAACTGGAAACACATTACAATAAAGGGTGTTCGCGCTACAGAAGCTTCTCAAATCGAGCTAGTTGGTCAGACAGGCAGGGTGTTAGAGCATCGTCCTGACATTAACCCAAAAGCGAAATGGGATCAGGATGAGAATGGACTCCATATTCAAGCCATGCTCACCTACCGTCCATATGATAATAGACAATGGCCGTATCCTGTGGCTATTAGAATAACAAATGTAGAAATGTGA
- a CDS encoding GDSL-type esterase/lipase family protein, with amino-acid sequence MQNILNKGGYVPDTKKIVFLGDSITADGTFIAYMKHYFIQHLPHKTLDFINLGVSGETVSGLSEPDHPFPRPCVLDRLDKVLELCKPEWVVVCYGMNDGIYYPLSYERFEAYKKGMLELISKIKEYGSRVIVMTPTPFDSISARTSNLLSDGMQYSYLEPYKDYSTVLHHYGEWIKENLVGTADKVIDLYGPLSQFILEERNQNPGFLFGDGIHPDKDGHWVMAKVLLKGLFHICLERKPSYLTADDGTVPAFELTMKRHRILSSAWKEYVGHTNPNKVEALPINEAIAAAAQLDIEINEAILSQEESFKDKISNWKSYRRHDFYLNGREAILVEPKSAAAGNPWIWRTEFFDAFSYADMAMLEKGYCIAYYRISNLYGCPEAVVMMHDFHNYLIKSYGLSNQAVLFGFSRGGLYAFNYAATYSNMVSAIYLDAPVLDLRSWPGGEGEGEGSPGEWEECKIIYGWNDRTLSSFIESPIHRADEVIKAGIPVIIVAGEADTVVPYKENGAILIKQLKRSGGQIKLILRPGVGHHPHSLENPKEIVDFILDTV; translated from the coding sequence TTGCAAAATATTCTAAATAAAGGCGGATATGTGCCGGATACCAAAAAAATTGTTTTTTTAGGTGATAGCATAACCGCTGATGGAACTTTCATAGCGTATATGAAGCATTATTTTATTCAACATTTGCCACATAAAACTCTGGATTTCATTAATCTGGGTGTAAGCGGTGAAACAGTGTCTGGTCTAAGTGAACCAGACCATCCTTTTCCACGACCGTGTGTATTGGATCGCTTAGACAAAGTCCTTGAACTATGTAAACCGGAATGGGTCGTTGTATGTTATGGGATGAATGATGGTATCTACTATCCGCTGTCATATGAAAGATTTGAAGCTTATAAAAAAGGTATGCTGGAGCTTATCAGCAAGATAAAAGAGTATGGATCCAGGGTTATAGTTATGACACCAACTCCTTTTGATTCCATTTCAGCAAGAACAAGCAACCTGTTATCTGATGGTATGCAGTATAGCTATCTGGAGCCATATAAGGACTATTCAACTGTGTTACACCATTATGGTGAGTGGATAAAAGAGAACTTGGTTGGGACAGCTGATAAGGTTATTGATTTATACGGGCCTCTATCACAGTTTATTCTAGAAGAAAGAAATCAAAATCCAGGCTTTCTTTTTGGGGACGGAATTCATCCGGATAAGGATGGTCATTGGGTTATGGCAAAGGTGCTTTTGAAAGGTTTATTTCATATATGTCTCGAACGTAAACCTAGTTATTTAACAGCAGATGACGGTACAGTACCTGCATTCGAACTGACTATGAAACGACACAGAATATTGAGCTCAGCTTGGAAGGAATATGTAGGGCACACTAATCCCAACAAGGTGGAGGCTTTGCCAATCAATGAAGCTATAGCAGCCGCAGCACAATTGGATATTGAAATTAATGAAGCTATCCTTTCACAGGAGGAGTCCTTTAAAGATAAGATATCGAATTGGAAAAGCTATAGGCGACATGATTTCTATTTGAATGGAAGAGAAGCTATTCTCGTAGAACCCAAAAGTGCGGCTGCTGGAAATCCGTGGATTTGGAGAACGGAATTTTTTGATGCTTTCTCCTATGCCGATATGGCCATGCTTGAAAAGGGATATTGTATAGCCTATTATCGAATCAGCAATCTATATGGCTGCCCTGAAGCTGTTGTCATGATGCATGACTTTCATAATTATCTGATAAAATCATATGGGCTTTCTAATCAGGCTGTCCTGTTTGGATTTAGCAGAGGAGGCCTTTATGCATTCAACTATGCGGCAACCTATTCTAACATGGTATCCGCGATTTATCTGGATGCACCTGTCCTTGATCTTCGAAGCTGGCCAGGCGGCGAGGGGGAAGGTGAAGGGTCACCCGGAGAATGGGAAGAATGCAAAATTATATATGGATGGAATGATCGTACATTATCCAGTTTTATAGAATCTCCGATTCATAGAGCAGATGAGGTTATAAAGGCAGGCATACCTGTAATTATTGTAGCAGGTGAAGCCGATACTGTTGTTCCCTATAAAGAAAATGGAGCCATATTAATAAAACAGTTAAAAAGAAGTGGTGGTCAAATAAAGCTGATATTGAGGCCAGGTGTGGGGCATCATCCCCACAGTCTTGAAAATCCCAAGGAGATCGTTGATTTTATTCTTGATACTGTCTAA
- a CDS encoding S-layer homology domain-containing protein: MKRTWICILLAVFFMMTAFGELSYAADTISPAKFTISLDKTDIKPGMTAALSLAGENLNDLYSYEIVLAYDPQIVELKGAHSNLQGFPVGPIKNGNKATFAFTKTGNRSGENGNVLLGSFTFKGLTDGQAVIALESVKTLNSQLSRSDLYTGNSVSLKISAADGNPSGTGNPNDPISIGDPDDTTHEWGTITVSGDTRVLMIDPVRIASAIQSSEEAITIDLSSIGKTFGKVLVIPLSVLTRIQDNNKDIIIRSGEVSMVLSKVSLKLDGITDYIRISIADRDAFAVAPGAGLKPVTNIFDISIKAGNMDVKIDKLVEVTLGLGEEYDSRKAGVYYHNETTGEWEYAGGKISKDKKSITFKAKHFSEYAVLEYHKFFADIDSAHWANDFIGVLAAKHIVFGVDDTHYNPNDKVTRAEFAAMAVRMLKLPEAEYKGEFRDVHSGAWYADMIAAASLSGILAGDGTSMRPNDNITRQEMAIVAMRVYEKLGAPIDNKLAVAAFADGVSIAPWAGESVASAQQMGIINGKPGYLFAPLDDTTRAEAATILYQLLEKSGGL; the protein is encoded by the coding sequence ATGAAGAGGACATGGATTTGTATACTGCTGGCAGTTTTTTTCATGATGACAGCATTCGGAGAATTATCCTACGCGGCAGATACAATTAGCCCGGCAAAGTTTACGATTTCCCTGGACAAAACGGACATCAAGCCGGGTATGACGGCAGCGCTTAGCTTAGCGGGTGAAAATCTCAACGATCTATATTCTTACGAGATTGTACTCGCCTATGACCCGCAGATTGTGGAGTTGAAAGGTGCACATTCTAATTTGCAGGGGTTTCCGGTTGGACCGATCAAGAACGGCAACAAGGCGACTTTTGCCTTCACCAAAACTGGAAATCGCTCGGGGGAGAACGGAAACGTATTGTTGGGCAGCTTTACATTCAAGGGATTGACCGACGGACAGGCAGTAATCGCACTGGAATCGGTGAAGACTCTTAACTCGCAGTTGTCTCGCTCAGACTTATATACGGGCAATTCTGTTAGCCTGAAGATTAGTGCGGCTGACGGCAATCCAAGCGGGACTGGTAATCCAAACGATCCAATCAGCATTGGAGATCCCGACGATACAACTCATGAGTGGGGGACAATTACAGTTTCCGGCGACACTAGGGTACTGATGATAGATCCAGTACGAATAGCTAGCGCCATTCAAAGTTCCGAGGAAGCCATTACGATTGATTTAAGCTCCATCGGGAAAACATTCGGCAAGGTGCTGGTTATTCCGCTGTCAGTGCTGACCCGAATTCAAGATAACAACAAGGATATTATTATCAGGTCGGGCGAGGTAAGTATGGTACTGTCGAAAGTTTCTCTTAAGTTGGATGGAATCACGGACTATATACGGATATCAATCGCGGACAGAGATGCGTTTGCCGTAGCCCCAGGAGCTGGGCTGAAGCCCGTTACCAATATCTTCGATATTTCCATTAAGGCCGGGAACATGGATGTGAAGATCGACAAGCTGGTGGAAGTCACGCTCGGTCTTGGCGAAGAATATGACTCACGGAAAGCGGGCGTATATTACCATAATGAGACGACTGGAGAATGGGAGTACGCTGGCGGCAAGATAAGCAAGGACAAGAAGTCTATTACCTTCAAGGCGAAACACTTTTCCGAGTATGCGGTGCTCGAATACCACAAATTCTTTGCTGACATTGACAGTGCCCATTGGGCTAATGACTTTATTGGAGTATTGGCAGCGAAGCATATTGTCTTCGGCGTGGATGATACACATTACAATCCGAACGACAAGGTGACAAGAGCCGAGTTTGCTGCTATGGCGGTACGAATGTTGAAATTGCCTGAAGCTGAGTATAAGGGAGAATTCCGGGATGTCCACTCAGGTGCCTGGTATGCAGATATGATTGCTGCGGCCAGTCTGTCAGGTATTTTAGCCGGCGACGGAACCTCTATGCGTCCTAACGATAATATCACACGCCAAGAGATGGCGATTGTGGCCATGCGGGTCTATGAGAAGCTGGGTGCACCCATAGATAACAAGCTCGCGGTAGCTGCATTCGCGGATGGCGTAAGCATCGCACCATGGGCGGGGGAATCCGTTGCCAGTGCGCAGCAAATGGGCATTATTAACGGAAAGCCAGGATATTTATTTGCACCGCTTGATGATACAACAAGAGCAGAAGCGGCAACGATCCTCTATCAGCTTCTAGAGAAGAGTGGCGGATTATAA